Proteins co-encoded in one Ziziphus jujuba cultivar Dongzao chromosome 9, ASM3175591v1 genomic window:
- the LOC107427404 gene encoding serine/threonine-protein kinase ATR isoform X1 translates to MASLSSLVRELRERIAASSSTPPTNVDDEALDARFRAVLPHLLHTYVVPSPSAREREVIAVLKLLSHIARNFPGVFYHGKPSAILPVVGRILPFFAESVFRVTVFSSRHGVIFETVGSLLSLLRTGARDAYRLFFIDAMLAVEDILYVASLCADNTSNTVSTGLTLRCFCKSFDGIFSDPAHLGDLPASNKPVDGTGILINLTGKLRWQPFATWMIKLLGKCLTEGTLYVEGLIDVPLIMAACSLLCYGDADLHMACFDFVCIIGSVVNFDILPHQNIIQSMCVILNEDKEGLPVFRNTVYDSSLGGCLNALHSGCPDDVVKLTAADLVNVFPQSMRRTKSQELKVALCSAYIRIAKICSPHVWRPESLVSTLFLLEPCFPLIDCFQVALSILGPYHIGGQVTSDSDVGQLTVDVLQVENFRVGEKRPIHDVDAFKTKRQKVDEEAMASDTSIQVEQKHTHVVTCEGSDDYATYIRASLVSFVEFLKPPMVKPDTLRPDLALGALSMLCIAFCRYPNTNLSLRIFQQMFSWLPWIVEQSKQGNSITLDISFYLGGIHSILLLQIGTDFMNSKLLQIKDDDADLVHILLKLPWSHSFAFTEPNHLWKTKCISIQVACKLVRSIRSETDLEILDLGLHDETEEVRYEAVISMPVVVFWSGLCVLSHIFRMLEFLGGEKHEKVKNIIPFSLGYLSCLYGSCHAGYECRLYLNMNNEKHSETVDYLLQGFWCPKCDKSVHGNNKPCSKTLVPDMHGRKISLEDCNFIHLQSLFFELIYDELSEDVQVSCVQNMRRILIHVTTNILTETGSEWIRCIEFLLLNKKKAVREAFCTQISSFLEDSVLNCLFSEGVEPKKSNEQKFMDMIKHALAATEDTQIFETLLESTAEIIIAVDHRNQLFLFSLTLLVDQLDNVHMTVRTNASRLIHKACHNKGGLELILSKVVHVRNELFDYLSARLSSRPIMIREFAEAVLGVETEELVKKMIPVVLPKLVVLHQDNDQAVDTLYELAKCLNTDMVPLIVNWIPKVLAFALHQADGQELIPALQFYQTQTGFGKQEIFAAALPALLNELVCFLDDIDSDEIDRRLARIPEMIKEVARVLTDTEDLPNFLRNHFVGLLNIIDKKMLHSENSSLQKQALKRIEMLIKMMGSQLSTYVPKLMVLLMHAIKKKSLQSEGISLLHFFIEQLAEVSPSSTKYLISQVFAALLPFLERDKENPTAHLDKVVKILEELVLKNKIFLKQDICEFPPLPSIPALSKVNKVIQEARGSKTLKDQLQDVVDGLNHENLNVRYMVVCELTKLLNLRRDDITALVTAEGGRNMDLLSSLITSLLRGCAEESRTKVGQQLKQVCADCLGALGAVDPAKVKGISCQRFKIECSDDDLIYELIHKHLARAFRAAPDTIIQDSAALAIQELLKIAGCEASLDENATASNAESLKDKESPKLAAAGINGTSSSTEMSRRGQRLWDRFSNYVKEIIAPCLTSRFQFPNVADSAFVGPIYQPSMSFRRWIFLWIKKLTAHATGSRASIFTACRVIVRQDMQTAVYLLPYLVLNVVCHGSQEARCGITEEILTVLAAVSENSGAAVYGVNGGQSEVCIQAVFTLLDNLGQWVDDVKQELALSQSFQSLSSKQQASKLKDHGQNSLVEQDQLLVQCKNVSELLSAIPKVRLAKASLRCQAYARSLMYFESYVRGKSGSFNPAAERSGIFEDEDISYLMEIYSCLDEPDGLSGLASLRKSLGLQDQLLINKKAGNWAEVLTSCEQALQMKPTSIQRHSDVLNCLLNMYHLQAMVTHVDGLNSRIPEYKKMWCMQGVQAAWRLGRWELMGDYLSGADEEGLLCNISDSNASFDMDVAMILQAMMKKDNQLSVSKKIALSKQALIAPLAAAGMDSYMRAYPIIMKLHLLWELEDFHTLLSGDSFLDKKLNLGDLRFSKVIQNWENRLRITQPSLWAREPLLAFRRIVFGASGLDAQVGDCWLQYAKLCRMAGHYETANRAILEAQASGAPNVHMEKAKLLWSTRRSDGAIATLQQSLLNMPMEVVGSAAISSITSLSLVPLNPPPLVCNTQALNENQDIAKALLLYSRWIHYTGQKQKEDVINLYSRVRELQPKWEKGFFYMAKYCDEVLADARKRQEENFELGPRTISSTSAVVVSSNLINEKRWWSYMPDVLLFYAKGLHRGHKNLFQALPRLLTLWFDFGSFYQRSGASSNKDLKSVHVKVMSVMRGCLKDLPTYQWLTVLPQLVSRICHQNEEVVRLVKSIITSVLRQYPQQALWIMAAVSKSTVPSRREAAAEIIQAARKGFNQGNGGSNLFIQFASLVDHLIKLCFHAGQSKAKTINISTEFSALKRMMPLGIIMPIQQSLTVNLPTLDGNLADSSDIFSVADLPTVSGIGDEAEILSSLQRPKKVVLLGSDGIQRPFLCKPKDDLRKDARMMEFTAMINRLLSKYPESRQRKLYIRTFAVIPLTEDCGMVEWVPHTRGLRHILQDIYITCGKFDRQTTNPQIKRIYDQCQSKMPEDEMLKNKILPMFPPVFHKWFLTTFSEPAAWFRARVAYAHTTAVWSMVGHIVGLGDRHGENILFDSTTGDCVHVDFSCLFDKGLQLEKPELVPFRLTQNMIDGLGITGYEGIFLRVCEITLSVLRTHRGTLMSILETFIHDPLVEWTKSHKSSGVEVQNPHAQLAISNIEARLQGVVVGVGAAPSLPLAVEGQARRLITEAVSHKNLGKMYIWWMPWF, encoded by the exons ATGGCGAGCCTGTCGAGCTTGGTGCGCGAACTCCGAGAACGCATAGCTGCTTCCTCTTCAACTCCTCCAACCAATGTAGACGACGAGGCTTTGGATGCTAGATTCCGAGCCGTCCTTCCTCATCTCCTCCACACCTACGTCGTCCCTTCTCCTTCTg CCAGGGAGAGGGAAGTCATAGCTGTTTTAAAGCTCCTCTCTCATATTGCAAGGAACTTTCCAGGGGTCTTTTACCATGGCAAGCCCAGCGCTATTCTACCTGTCGTTGGTCGAATTTTGCCTTTCTTTGCAGAATCTGTGTTTCG AGTAACTGTTTTCAGTTCTAGGCATGGTGTGATTTTTGAGACTGTTGGATCGCTTCTATCTCTGCTTCGTACTGGAGCACGGGATGCTTATCGTCTGTTTTTCATTGATGCCATGTTAGCGGTTGAAG ATATTTTGTATGTTGCATCACTCTGTGCTGACAATACAAGCAATACGGTATCCACAGGATTGACTTTAAGGTGTTTTTGCAAGTCATTTGATGGAATTTTCAGTGATCCTGCTCATCTTGGAGATCTTCCAGCAAGTAATAAACCTGTAGATGGCACTGGTATCTTGATTAACCTTACAGGAAAACTAAGGTGGCAACCTTTTGCAACTTGGATGATTAAGCTTCTTGGTAAATGCTTAACTGAAGGAACTCTCTATGTGGAAGGACTTATTGATGTGCCACTTATTATGGCTGCATGTTCTCTTTTATGTTATGGCGATGCTGATTTGCATATG GCATGTTTTGATTTTGTATGCATCATTGGATCGGTGGTAAATTTTGACATTCTTCCTCATCAAAATATTATCCAGTCGATGTGTGTGATATTAAATGAGGACAAAGAAGGGCTTCCTGTATTTAG AAACACGGTATACGATTCATCCTTGGGTGGTTGTCTGAATGCACTACACTCGGGTTGTCCTGATGATGTTGTCAAGCTAACAGCTGCCGATTTGGTCAATGTATTTCCACAATCAATGAGAAGAACTAAAAGCCAGGAGCTTAAG GTTGCATTATGCAGTGCATACATACGAATTGCAAAGATTTGTTCTCCACATGTATGGAGGCCAGAATCTCTTGTTTCTACACTTTTCCTTCTAGAACCATGTTTCCCACTAATAGATTGCTTTCAAGTGGCCCTGTCTATACTTGGTCCCTATCACATTGGAGGACAAGTGACGAGTGATAGTGATGTGGGCCAATTGACAGTAGATGTTCTTCAAGTTGAAAATTTCAGGGTTGGGGAAAAGAGACCTATTCATGATGTGGATGCTTTCAAGACTAAACGCCAAAAAGTAGATGAAGAAGCTATGGCTTCTGATACTAGTATTCAGGTGGAGCAAAAGCACACTCATGTGGTTACCTGTGAAGGAAGTGACGATTATGCAACATATATACGTGCTTCACTTGTttcttttgttgaatttttaaaacctcCTATGGTTAAACCTGATACTTTAAGACCGGATCTTGCATTAGGAGCTCTTAGCATGCTTTGCATTGCCTTCTGTAGATATCCAAATACCAATCTGTCACTCAGAATCTTTCAACAGATGTTCTCATGGTTGCCCTGGATAGTGGAGCAG TCAAAGCAAGGAAATTCTATCACACTGGACATTTCATTCTACCTGGGAGGAATTCACAGCATATTACTTTTGCAAA TAGGTACTGATTTCATGAATAGTAAGCTGTTGCAAATCAAGGATGATGATGCCGATCTTGTACATATACTGCTAAAGTTGCCATGGAGCCATTCATTTGCATTTACTGAACCAAATCATCTTTGGAAAACAAAGTGCATTTCTATTCAAGTGGCATGCAAGCTTGTTCGTAGCATAAGATCTGAAACTGATCTTGAAATCTTGGATTTGGGTCTTCATGATGAGACTGAGGAAGTTCGATATGAAGCAGTGATATCCATGCCGGTGGTTGTCTTTTGGTCTGGTCTTTGTGTGCTATCACATATATTCAGAATGCTGGA GTTCTTGGGGGGAGAAAAACACGAAAAGGTTAAGAATATTATTCCGTTTTCTCTTGGCTACTTGTCATGCCTTTATGGATCTTGTCATGCTGGATATGAATGCAGATTATATTTGAATATGAACAATGAGAAACACAGTGAAACGGTAGACTATTTACTGCAAGGATTTTGGTGTCCAAAGTGTGACAAAAGTGTTCATGGTAATAATAAGCCTTGTTCGAAAACCTTGGTGCCAGATATGCACGGTAGGAAAATTAGTTTGGAGGACTGTAATTTCATCCATCTACAATCTCTCTTTTTTGAACTTATCTATGATGAGTTGTCAGAAGACGTCCAAGTTTCTTGCGTGCAAAATATGCGAAGGATCCTTATACATGTAACCACCAATATTCTGACTGAAACAGGATCGGAATGGATCAGatgtattgaatttttactcCTTAATAAAAAGAAGGCCGTTAGAGAAGCCTTTTGCACTCAGATTAGCTCATTCCTAGAGGATTCTGTTTTGAATTGTTTATTTTCTGAGGGGGTCGAGCCAAAAAAAAGTAACGAGCAAAAGTTTATGGACATGATTAAACATGCATTGGCAGCAACAGAAGATACTCAAATCTTTGAGACTCTTTTGGAATCTACCGCAGAAATAATTATTGCAGTTGATCATCGCAATCAACTGTTCTTGTTTTCTCTTACCTTACTGGTTGATCAGCTTGATAATGTACACATGACAGTGAGAACGAATGCATCAAGGTTGATACATAAAGCTTGCCATAATAAAGGAGGACTTGAACTAATTCTTTCAAAAGTTGTTCATGTTCGAAATGAACTATTTGATTATTTGTCTGCAAGGCTCTCTAGCCGTCCAATAATGATCAGAGAGTTTGCAGAAGCAGTTCTTGGTGTTGAAACCGAAGAACTTGTCAAGAAAATGATTCCTGTTGTCCTGCCCAAGCTCGTGGTTTTGCATCAGGATAATGATCAAGCAGTTGACACCTTGTATGAGTTGGCTAAGTGTCTAAACACTGATATGGTGCCTCTAATAGTTAATTGGATACCAAAAGTGCTAGCTTTTGCTCTCCACCAAGCAGATGGCCAAGAGTTGATACCTGCTTTGCAATTTTATCAGACCCAGACAGGTTTTGGCAAACAAGAAATCTTTGCAGCTGCATTACCTGCACTCTTAAATGAACTTGTATGTTTTTTGGATGACATTGATTCAGATGAAATAGATAGAAG GCTAGCAAGAATACCTGAGATGATTAAAGAAGTTGCTAGGGTTCTGACTGATACTGAGGATCTTCCGAACTTTTTGAGGAATCACTTTGTTGGCCTCCTTAACATTATTGACAAAAAGATGCTCCACTCAGAGAACTCCTCTCTGCAAAAACAAGCTTTAAAGCGTATTGAGATGCTGATTAAAATGATGGGTTCTCAACTTAGCACATATGTGCCTAAACTGATGGTTCTTCTTATGCATGCGATTAAGAAGAAATCGCTTCAAAGTGAGGGTATTTCCTTATTACATTTTTTCATTGAGCAGTTGGCAGAAGTCTCACCATCTAGCACCAAATATTTGATTTCTCAAGTTTTTGCTGCTCTTCTTCCCTTTTtagagagagataaagagaaTCCCACTGCACATTTAGAtaaagtggtaaaaatattggAAGAACTTGTACTGAAAAATAAGATTTTCTTAAAGCAGGATATCTGTGAGTTCCCTCCACTGCCCAGTATTCCAGCTCTATCAAAAGTTAACAAAGTTATTCAAGAAGCCCGGGGTTCAAAGACATTGAAGGATCAATTGCAAGATGTTGTTgatggtttgaatcatgagaaCTTAAATGTGAGATATATGGTAGTCTGCGAGTTGACCAAGTTACTGAACCTGAGAAGAGATGATATTACAGCATTGGTAACTGCTGAAGGGGGTAGAAACATGGATCTTTTGAGCTCTTTGATCACATCCTTACTAAGAGGATGTGCTGAAGAATCAAGGACCAAGGTGGGGCAGCAGCTGAAGCAGGTCTGTGCAGATTGCCTTGGGGCACTAGGTGCAGTTGACCCTGCAAAAGTCAAGGGCATTTCATGCCAACGCTTCAAAATTGAATGTTCTGATGATGaccttatttatgaattaattCACAAGCATCTTGCTAGGGCTTTTAGAGCTGCACCTGACACTATTATTCAAGATTCAGCTGCATTGGCCATACAGGAGCTGTTAAAGATTGCAGGTTGTGAGGCATCACTAGATGAAAATGCTACTGCTTCTAATGCAGAATCACTGAAGGATAAAGAATCTCCAAAGCTTGCTGCAGCTGGAATTAACGGTACCAGTAGTAGCACTGAGATGAGTAGGAGAGGTCAGAGATTGTGGGACCGATTCTCTAATTATGTTAAAGAGATAATAGCCCCTTGCTTAACCTCTAGATTTCAATTTCCAAATGTTGCTGATTCGGCATTTGTTGGACCAATTTACCAACCATCTATGTCTTTTAGAAGATGGATATTTTTGTGGATTAAAAAGCTGACGGCACATGCAACTGGTTCTCGTGCAAGTATTTTTACTGCTTGTCGAGTTATAGTGCGTCAGGATATGCAGACAGCAGTATATCTGCTGCCTTATCTAGTTCTTAATGTTGTTTGTCATGGAAGTCAGGAGGCACGTTGTGGAATAACAGAAGAAATCCTAACTGTTCTTGCTGCTGTCTCAGAGAATAGTGGGGCTGCAGTTTATGGAGTTAATGGTGGGCAAAGTGAAGTTTGCATTCAAGCTGTGTTCACTCTTCTTGATAATCTTGGCCAATGGGTGGATGATGTTAAACAAGAATTGGCTCTTTCTCAATCTTTTCAATCATTATCTTCTAAGCAACAAGCATCCAAGCTAAAGGATCATGGCCAAAATTCTTTGGTGGAACAGGACCAACTCCTTGTACAGTGTAAAAATGTTTCAGAGCTTTTGTCTGCAATTCCAAAGGTAAGACTTGCTAAGGCCTCCCTTAGATGTCAGGCATATGCAAGGTCTCTAATGTACTTTGAGTCTTACGTTAGAGGAAAGTCAGGTTCTTTCAACCCTGCAGCTGAGAGAAGTGGCATTTTTGAGGATGAAGATATTTCGTATCTAATGGAAATATATAGCTGTCTTGATGAGCCTGATGGTCTATCTGGGCTGGCATCTTTACGTAAATCTTTGGGATTACAAGACCAGCTTTTAATCAACAAAAAGGCAGGAAATTGGGCAGAGGTTTTAACTTCTTGTGAGCAAGCTTTGCAGATGAAACCCACTTCGATTCAAAGGCATTCAGATGTTCTTAATTGTTTACTAAACATGTACCATCTTCAGGCAATGGTTACTCATGTTGATGGTTTAAATTCTAGAATTCCTGAATATAAGAAAATGTGGTGCATGCAAGGTGTGCAGGCAGCATGGAGACTTGGCAGGTGGGAGTTGATGGGTGACTACCTTAGTGGAGCTGATGAAGAAGGTTTACTTTGTAACATTTCTGATAGTAATGCCTCATTTGATATGGATGTTGCAATGATTCTCCAGGCTATGATGAAGAAAGATAACCAGTTATCAGTTTCTAAGAAAATTGCCTTGTCCAAGCAGGCTCTGATTGCTCCTTTGGCTGCTGCAGGAATGGATTCCTACATGCGGGCTTACCCAATTATTATGAAACTTCACTTGCTATGGGAGCTGGAGGACTTTCACACTCTTCTTTCTGGTGACTCttttttggacaaaaaattaaatcttgGTGATTTGAGATTCTCAAAAGTGATACAAAACTGGGAAAATCGTCTCCGAATTACGCAGCCATCACTATGGGCTAGAGAACCACTTCTGGCTTTCAGAAGAATAGTTTTTGGTGCCTCTGGGCTTGATGCTCAAGTTGGTGACTGCTGGCTTCAATATGCAAAGCTCTGCCGCATGGCTGGTCATTATGAGACAGCAAACCGAGCAATCCTTGAAGCCCAAGCTTCAGGTGCACCTAATGTTCATATGGAGAAGGCTAAGCTTTTGTGGAGCACCAGACGTTCTGATGGTGCCATTGCAACGCTGCAACAATCTCTGTTGAACATGCCTATGGAGGTTGTAGGTTCTGCTGCAATATCATCAATTACTAGTCTTTCACTGGTTCCACTGAACCCACCACCTTTAGTTTGTAATACTCAGGCGTTGAATGAGAATCAAGATATTGCAAAGGCCCTTCTCCTCTATTCTAGGTGGATCCATTATACCGGACAGAAGCAGAAAGAAGATGTAATAAATCTTTATTCAAGAGTGAGAGAACTGCAGCCCAAGTGGGAGAAAGGGTTTTTTTATATGGCTAAATATTGTGATGAAGTTCTTGCTGACGCCAGGAAACGCCAGGAAGAGAATTTTGAACTAGGCCCCAGGACAATATCATCAACTAGTGCTGTTGTTGTCTCGTCAAATTTAATCAATGAGAAGCGTTGGTGGTCATACATGCCTgatgttcttttattttatgcCAAGGGGCTTCATAGGGGTCACAAGAATCTCTTTCAAGCGCTTCCTAGGCTGTTAACCCTGTGGTTTGACTTCGGGAGTTTTTATCAAAGAAGCGGTGCATCATCTAATAAGGATCTGAAAAGTGTCCATGTAAAG GTAATGAGTGTTATGCGAGGCTGCTTGAAGGATTTGCCAACATATCAGTGGTTAACAGTACTGCCTCAGTTGGTTTCCAGAATTTGCCACCAGAATGAAGAAGTTGTTCGGTTGGTCAAATCTATAATCACCTCAGTTCTGCGGCAATATCCACAACAAGCCCTTTGGATTATGGCAGCAGTCTCAAAGTCCACTGTTCCTTCTAGGCGGGAGGCGGCAGCAGAGATCATACAAGCTGCACGGAAAGGGTTCAACCAGGGAAATGGTGGCAGCAATTTGTTTATTCAGTTTGCCAGTCTGGTCGATCATTTAATTAAGTTGTGTTTTCATGCTGGTCAGTCAAAAGCAAAGACAATTAATATCTCAACTGAATTTAGTGCCTTGAAGAGGATGATGCCGCTGGGAATTATAATGCCCATTCAACAATCTCTTACTGTTAATCTACCGACATTGGATGGGAATCTCGCTGACTCTTCTGATATCTTTTCTGTGGCTGATCTTCCTACAGTATCAGGAATAGGTGATGAGGCTGAGATTCTTTCATCACTTCAGCGACCTAAAAAA GTTGTTCTATTGGGCAGTGATGGCATCCAACGTCCATTCCTCTGCAAACCCAAGGATGATCTTAGGAAAGATGCCCGTATGATGGAGTTCACTGCAATGATAAATCGTTTGTTGTCCAAATATCCAGAGAGCCGACAGAGGAAGCTCTATATTCGCACGTTTGCAGTGATTCCTTTAACGGAGGACTGTGGCATGGTAGAATGGGTGCCTCATACTCGTGGACTTCGGCATATCCTTCAAGACATATATATAACCTGTGGGAAATTTGATAGACAGACGACAAATCCTCAGATTAAACGGATTTATGATCAATGCCAAAGTAAAATGCCAGAAGATGAGATGCTAAAGAACAAAATTCTTCCAATGTTCCCTCCTGTTTTCCATAAATGGTTTTTGACCACCTTTTCTGAGCCAGCTGCTTGGTTTAGGGCACGGGTTGCTTATGCACACACTACTGCAGTTTGGTCCATGGTTGGGCATATTGTTGGCCTTGGTGATCGACATGGTGAAAACATTCTTTTCGATTCTACCACAGGTGACTGTGTTCATGTTGATTTTAGTTGCCTGTTTGACAAAGGCCTGCAGTTGGAGAAGCCTGAGCTGGTACCTTTCAGGCTGACTCAG AACATGATTGATGGCTTAGGCATCACTGGTTATGAGGGAATATTCTTAAGGGTATGTGAGATTACACTATCAGTATTGAGGACACATCGGGGGACTTTGATGAGTATTCTTGAAACCTTCATCCATGATCCTCTTGTAGAGTGGACGAAATCTCACAAGTCCAGTGGGGTAGAAGTTCAGAATCCACATGCACAG CTAGCCATCAGTAATATTGAGGCAAGGTTGCAAGGAGTAGTTGTTGGTGTTGGGGCAGCTCCATCTTTGCCTCTCGCTGTTGAAGGTCAGGCTCGTAGGTTAATTACTGAAGCAGTCTCACACAAAAATCTTGGGAAGATGTATATCTGGTGGATGCCATGGTTTTAG